CGCCGGGGCACTGTTCCAGAAAGCCAAATCAGATACCTGCGGCCAGTCTAATTTATCATCTGCTACAGCCTTTATCCAGGCGTCTTTTTTCTTATCTAGACTCACCCCATACACAGAAAACCCCTTATCTTTATATTTCTGATAAGCAGCTACTACATTGGGATTTTCTTTCCGGCAAGGACCACACCATGCGGCCCAAAAATCGAGCAGTACATAGCCCTTACCTAACTGATCACTTAATGACACGGTGGTCCCCTGAAGATCTGGCAATTGAAAATCAGGGGCTATACTCCCAATCTGCACCGTCTTTAATACCTTGGCTAACTCGGTGAGTACCTGTACGTATTCCGTTTGGTGTAAGACTGGATCTAGCTCTTTCAAATTAGCCTCAATTTCTTCAGGGGTTAGTCGATAAGAAAAATCACGATAAAGTATATATGCAGATACTATCGAAGATGGATTTTCTTTAATAAATTTTGTGATATCTACATTTTTCCGTTTGCGGTAATCTGTGAAGAGCTTTTGGGTTTCCGATCCTTTAGTTTGTGAATTATAGTAATATTTAATGGGATCCAAAACTACATCTATCGGGCCTTCTTCCAAGAATATATAGTATGGACTTTTAGTGATATCAAGCGTTAACCCATATAGCTCAGGTAGCACCAGTGAAGTGTCAAATGAAAATTTACCATCCGAAATATTAGCAGAATCTACAGCAGTAAACATCTTATTCTCGAATTTCTGAAGATAAACCGTTCCAGTATTTACGCCTTTTACTTGCCCTTTCAACTGTAACGTCTGTTTTTGTTGTCCAAATACTAAAGAGATTTGTGTAAGCAGCAGAATAGCTAAGCTTAAAAGTTTTTTTTGTGT
This Olivibacter sp. SDN3 DNA region includes the following protein-coding sequences:
- a CDS encoding TlpA disulfide reductase family protein; the protein is MTQKKLLSLAILLLTQISLVFGQQKQTLQLKGQVKGVNTGTVYLQKFENKMFTAVDSANISDGKFSFDTSLVLPELYGLTLDITKSPYYIFLEEGPIDVVLDPIKYYYNSQTKGSETQKLFTDYRKRKNVDITKFIKENPSSIVSAYILYRDFSYRLTPEEIEANLKELDPVLHQTEYVQVLTELAKVLKTVQIGSIAPDFQLPDLQGTTVSLSDQLGKGYVLLDFWAAWCGPCRKENPNVVAAYQKYKDKGFSVYGVSLDKKKDAWIKAVADDKLDWPQVSDLAFWNSAPAKLYGVRAIPSNFLIGPDGTIVARNLKGEELHDTLERLLNN